Sequence from the Chloroflexi bacterium ADurb.Bin180 genome:
CGAAACTCTCTTTGTACCAACATCTCATCAGAAAGGAGCGGCGCCCCCGGTGACATTATCATTTGACCGAACGATAAGCGCCCAGTGACATTATCATTTGATTGGACACGTAGGCAAATACCCAATACATCTCAGTGCGGCTACAGCCATTGACCTGCCTCGAGGGGAGTAGTAAGATGGCTCATACACTGGAACTGTGACACGGAATGATGGTCGCGATCGGCTAACGAGCGCGCTGAGCGCCTCTTCCGGCGCGGAGAGCTGCTGAGCCTGGAGGGTGTATGACGGAAGACACTTACCTGGTCGAGTCGTACTGGAGTCAAGCAACAGATAGCATCAAAGCAAAGCTGCAGACGACCGAGGGTGGCCTAGCCAGCGCTGAGGCCGAGCGCCGGCTGGACCGGTTTGGCCACAACGTGCTGGAGGCGAAAGAGGAACTCACTCCATTCCGGCTATTCCTGGAGCAGTTTAAAAGCCCACTGGTGCTTATTCTATTGATAGCGGGGATTGTCTCCGCCACTCTCCGCGAGTGGGTTGATGCAGCGATTGTGCTGGCCATGGTGCTCATCAGTGCCATTCTGGGCTTTGTTCAAGAGCATAATGCCAGTGAGGCGATGAAGAAGCTGCGAGCGCGGGTGACCATCAAGACGATTGTGTTGCGCGACGGACAATCGCAGTCGATTCCGGCTGAAGATGTGGTGCCGGGCGACGTTGCTTCGCTCTCGGCGGGGAGCCTTGTTCCGGCTGATGGCGTCGTTCTCGAGGCGAAGGACTTTTTCGTCAATCAGGCTGTACTGACCGGTGAGACGTTCCCGGTGGAGAAGCGGCCGGGCCAGGTTGGCCCCAAAGCATCGCTCGCCGAGCGCACCAACTGTGTCTTTATGGGGACCAGTGTGCGTACAGGCACCGCCCGGGTGATGATCGTGCGCACTGGAACGCGCACGGAGTACGGAGAGATCTCCAAGCGACTCAGTCTGCGCCCTCCCGAGACAGAATTCGAGCGGGGCATCCGTCAGTTCGGGGCGATGCTTACCCAGTCAATGTTGTTGCTGGTGCTGTCTGTGTTTGCCATCAACGTCTACTTTAACCGGCCGGTGGTAGAGTCTCTCCTGTTTGCGGTTGCCCTGGCGGTGGGAATGACCCCTGAGCTGCTGCCGGCAATCATCAGCATCACGCTTTCCCAGGGAGCGCAGACGATGGCCAAACACGGCGTGATCGTGCGACGGCTGACGTCAATCGAAAACTTTGGGAGCATGGACGTGCTGTGCACGGACAAGACAGGAACGCTGACCGAGGGTGTGGTCAAGCTGGACGGCGCGCTTGACGTGCATGGTGTGCCATCCCGTGACGTTCTGCGCTACGCCTACTGGAATGCGCACTTTCAGACCGGACTGGCCAATCCTCTGGATGAGGCGATCATCGCGGCAGCCGCAGGAGAAGGCGACAAGCTCGTGGCCGGAGTGCACAAGGCCGATGAGATCCCGTACGACTTTGTGCGCAAACGCCTCAGCGTGGCAGTGCACACGGCAGAAGGCGGAGCCACACCCGAGTCGGCATTGCTGGTGACGAAGGGTGCGCTGCAGAGCATGTTGGACGTCTGCTCGGATGCACTTCAGGATGGCGTGCCGACCCCGCTGAGTGCGCAGCAACTGGAAGAGATTGAGGGACGCTTCATTCAGTGGGGTTCTCAAGGCTACCGCGTTCTGGGTGTGGCCATCAAACGAGTGCCGCTCAGAGAGGTCTACCCGAGGGAAGAGGAACGGGCACTG
This genomic interval carries:
- the mgtA_3 gene encoding Magnesium-transporting ATPase, P-type 1; its protein translation is MTEDTYLVESYWSQATDSIKAKLQTTEGGLASAEAERRLDRFGHNVLEAKEELTPFRLFLEQFKSPLVLILLIAGIVSATLREWVDAAIVLAMVLISAILGFVQEHNASEAMKKLRARVTIKTIVLRDGQSQSIPAEDVVPGDVASLSAGSLVPADGVVLEAKDFFVNQAVLTGETFPVEKRPGQVGPKASLAERTNCVFMGTSVRTGTARVMIVRTGTRTEYGEISKRLSLRPPETEFERGIRQFGAMLTQSMLLLVLSVFAINVYFNRPVVESLLFAVALAVGMTPELLPAIISITLSQGAQTMAKHGVIVRRLTSIENFGSMDVLCTDKTGTLTEGVVKLDGALDVHGVPSRDVLRYAYWNAHFQTGLANPLDEAIIAAAAGEGDKLVAGVHKADEIPYDFVRKRLSVAVHTAEGGATPESALLVTKGALQSMLDVCSDALQDGVPTPLSAQQLEEIEGRFIQWGSQGYRVLGVAIKRVPLREVYPREEERALTFVGFLLFFDPPKPAVQKTLGDLAALGVQVKIITGDNRLVAQHMADAVSMKVTGVVSGPQLDDLRDEALWYTAERTNLFVEVDPNQKERLILALQKTGHVVGFMGDGINDAPALHVADVGISVDTAVDVAKEAADFVLLKQDLDVLRQGIVYGRTTFANSLKYVFTTTSANFGNMFSMAGASLLMPFLPLLPKQILVNNFLSDLPSTTIATDNVDPELTQEPRRWDIKFVRDSMVTFGLVSSVFDYATFLILLKVVRASPEEFRTGWFIESLLTELFITLVLRTRRTFFRSKPGRYLTLSVGLVVVLALILPYSPLGAPLGFVPMPLPLLLTIIGITAAYVLASELVKRWFYQRRGA